atccctctaaatgcaccgttcgtgatcctaaatacaggaaaggaagaaaatatacactttgcagtgtctcggcgaatttttaagcagatgggaagaacaatttcacgataaaaagagcaggtagccatttcttatgacagtacttttatttggtttgtttgttatgtttgcgaatcagAACCCTGTTACAATGATTGTTTGAAACTCAACTTCTTGCGCCtcttctaaaactgaaaaatgggtaaaattgcaggaaaagtgcctgTGTCGCTGaacattcagctttgtttttatgAGTTTGGTTAAACGCGCGCGCTGTTTACGTTTAATGTTGCGCGCGCGCTCCACTTGAATTTATATGTCGCAACGCTCGTCGCGTAGAGCGTTTGATTTAAAGTCGCGTCatctaagattttcagttgtgcAGAAACAACCAAGCTAACCAGTTGTTCATCATGTTTGCTAACCAGTTATTGTAATTGCTAACCAGAGATTCGCTACAGTTTTACCGGACCGTTTGTTACAGTGTACGTCAGTTACGGAGACAGTCAAGAAGTAAGTTTTCAGTTAGTTTCtaagtttattttctgtttcttttgaacatttgtaaggccgagtgccaacgcaatttctttgtattttagatcgaattgtcttgttaaattaaatacggTTCTTTCTCCGTATTGGCGTGTTTGGTCTCTTGTTCAACGGAACACAACATTCGATTTCCTGAGCTAACCCGAGTtcctgaggacaaagacaaaatgACCGAGCGGCTGCTGAAAGAAACGAAAATAAACCGAAGAAATGCCAAGGCAGCGCTGACGAGAGCTGGAAAGTCACTTCGCCACCTGATAGAAAGTAAGCGACCGGGAAAGGAGGTAAGAGATGTCCTTTCTAAAGTTCAAGAGGCATATGAGAAGCTAATAGAGAAGCATGAGGAGTTCACAAAGTTGATTGAAGATGAAAAAGAGTTTGAAGAACAAGAAGCATGGCTAGAGGAGAGCCAATATATGTTTTTACGTTTAGAGACTGATACAAAACTGTATTTAGAAAGTACAGAAGCATTACCCAAGGAGCTTCGAGTTGAGGACAGCTATCGTAATGATGTTGAAAACAATTATGAAGATACAATTAGTAGGGAGCTAATCCAAAGTAGAATCACAAGAAGCGATAATGCTGCTAGTATTAGCTTAACTACCGCTGAGTTAAATAATGTCGCAAACAACGTCTCTATACTTAACGAACCAGATAAAGAGAGTAGTGAGTGCGTTGAAGTAATTAAGAACGAAACGTGTAGTTTCAAAATGGAGAAACCCAAAATGCCAAAGTTTTCAGGGGATGTTAGAGAGTACGCAATATTCCGATCAGATTTCAAGCACGCAATTGAAGCTAGGTATACCAAGCGGGATGCAATCACATTCCTTCGCACCTGCCTGCAAGGGAAACCACTCGATCTTATAAAAGGGATTGGGTCAGATTACGATGCGGCTTGGGAGTACTTAGACTCCATTTATGGTGACCCGAGATTTGTTTCCGATACGATAACGCAAGATATTGTGAAGTTCCGACCAATACGTGATGGCGAAGACGCCCGATTTTGTGATTTGGTACACCTAGTGAAGCGATGCTACAATACGCTAAAAGACGTCGGCTTACCGAGCGATATGGACAACAGCCATATGCTTTCCCTTATCGAGCAGAAGATGTGCGTGGATGACAGGAAAGTCTGGTCAAGGGATCTTGAGAAAACTAACCAGCCGGCAACGTTACTGGGCCTTATGACTTGGATGACCGCAGAAATGAAGTCCAGGATGAGAGCCACAGCCCCACTTAGAACCGGAAGCAGTCATCATACAATCCACCATGTCAATGTGACAGCTGGGAGTAGGAGCGAAACCAAGAGCGGCAGCCACAGATGTTGGATCTGCAAAACCCAAGCACACTGGACCGACGAATGTCAAATATTTTTGGCCTTAAATCCTGAAGAACGCATCAAGATCGCGCAAGAAAACCACGCCTGTTTCAGCTGTCTAAAAAGAGCTGGGAGAGACCATAAGTTAATTACCTGCAGTAGAAGGAAACGATGCACAGAGACAGAGAACGGTATACAGTGCAGACAGTACCACCATCCTCTCTTGCACAAGAGGAATGTAACCAACGTCAGAGCAAGCATCTCGTCTATGACTGAGAAATCAGAAGCTTTACTTCCTGTTATCTCCGCAAGCATCGGTGGTCGAGATGGTTTATACAAACACGCAAACGTCCTTCTCGATTCAGGAGCGCAACTAAGTTTGATAAGATTTGAAACAGCCGAAATTCTGGGCTTGGAGGGAAAAAACGTCTCCATAACGATAACAAAAGTCGGTGGTGAGGAAGAAGAAATGACAACGAAGGTTTTCAAAGTTAAAGTGACATCACTGGATGACCAGAAAACGTTTACAGTGCAAGCTATCGGTATTCCCTGTATCAGCGACGATGTAGTTGACATCAAGACAAGAGATATCGCCGAACGTTTGAATCTGAAGAAAGAAGATCTCTATCGTGGTAAAGGACCAGTAGACCTTCTAATCGGTATTGATCACGCCCGCATGCACACTGGTGAAACAAGACAAGCCGGACATTTGGTAGCACGAAAGTCCCCTCTAGGATGGGTGGTCTTTGGAGGAACATCACAAGACGCTCCCGAAGCTAGTAGAACTCTTCACGTTAAGTATACATCACCCGTGGATCTGACTGATTTCTGGACGACTGAAGCAATGGGGGTAGCTATCACACCATGCCTGTGCCCAGCAAATAAACTTAGCCAAATTGAGAGAGAAGAGGCAAAGATAATCGAAAGTTCATGTCAGAAAAACGGTAACCAGTGGGTAGTCTCGTATCCATGGAAAAGAGATCCTGCCCTTTTGCCCGACAACAAATCccaagcaataaaaaagctagaaGCAACTGAGCGTCGACTAATGAAAAACCCTGAACATGCTCAAGCTTATGACAAGCAAATGgttgaaatgaatgaaatggcGTTCTCCCGAAAGTTATCTAAAGAAGAATTCGAAGGCTACAGAGGCCCCGTACACTACATTTCCCATCATGAAGTCCTAAGACCAGAAAGCAAAAGCACACCGGTACGCATTGTCTTCAACTCATCAGCTGTATTTCGGGGACACCGGCTGAACGACTACTGGATGAAGGGACCGGACTTGCTAAACGATTTGTTCGGAGTAGTCTTGAGATTTAGAGAGAATGAAATTGCCTTTATTGGAGACATATCTAAGATGTATCACAGAATCCGCATACCAGAAGCGGACCAGCACGTACACAGGTTCCTGTGGAGAAACCTACAGACAGATCGCGAACCGGATGTCTATGTCAAGACAGTACTTACCTTTGGCGACAAACCAGCCCCGGCGATGGCACAAATAGCACTAAGGAAGACAGCAGACGAAGCAAGAGAAGATTTCCCGGAAGCAGCACAAGTTCTCAAAGACAACACCTACATGGATGATATTTGCGATTCAGTCTGCACCGAGGAAAAAGCACGAGAACTAACGAAATGCATAGACAGTGTACTCGAAACAGGAggttttaaagtcaaaggcTGGCTTTCGAATAAAGCTAACTCTAAAACCGATCAGGAAGAGAGAAAGGAAGCAGCGATTTTGCAAGGAGTCAATGAAGAAAAGGTATTAGGAGTGGTATGGAACAGTCACACAGACATGTTTACCCTTAAAGTGAAACCTGAGTTACTACTCTCCCAAGAACCGGCTATGCTTTCCAAGAGAACCATCCTGAGCCAGGTTGCTCGAATCTACGATCCAATTGGCTTTGCATCTGCATTTCTTATCAGAGCCAAGATAGGCCTACAGGAGCTGTGGGAAAAGGGCGTCGGCTGGGACGAGAAATTACCCTCCGAAACTCAAGAAAAATGGACCAACCTGTTTCAAGAAATGAAGAGCCTCAATGGCACAAGCTTCGAGAGATGTCTGACACCGCCTTATGCAGTTGGCCGCCCTGTACTCTGTGTTTTTTCTGATGCCTCTGAAGACGCATTCGGTTCCTGCGCATATGCACGATGGCAGCTGTCAAGTGGAGAGTACGACGTGCGATTTATTGCAGCAAAATCAAGGGTTGCACCGCTGAAAAGATTGACCATACCTCGCCTGGAGCTTCAAGGTGCAGTCTTGGCCTCCCGACTGTGTAAGACCATTGTGGACGAATCCCGTTTCCAATTTGAGAAAGTTATCCTTTTCCTGGATAGCAAGATAGTTCTAGCATGGATCCGTAGCGAGGCTAGGagatttaaaccgtttgtatCAGCCAGAGTTGGTGAGATCCAAACCAACACAGACCCTTCCCAGTGGAAACATATTCCTGGAGAGATGAATGTAGCTGACGATGTTTCTCGTGGCATACCAGTACGAAATTTGGTTGAGAGGTGGCAACATGGACCTAAGTTTCTTCGCTTGCCTGAAAATGAGTGGCCACAAGATTCGTCAACCAATGACCAACCCAAGGTTGAAGACGAATGCCGCAAAGTTCACAACGTTTGTGTTCAGACCAAAATAGAACATCCTTTCAATTGCCAAAAGTTCTCAAGCTGGAGAAAGCTAGTCAGAGTTACCGCTTACATGCTAAGGCTAATTTGGAACCTGCGAGCACAACGCCACAAAAAAACACACGCAGAGGAAAATGATATGAAACCTAAAGAGGGTCCTTTATTGCCCAAAGAGTTACAGGAAGCAGAACATCATTGGATCAAAGAAAGTCAGAAAAGCCTTAGTGACCGCCTCAAAAAAGGTGAATTGAAAAAGTTCAGCCCATACAAAGATTCTGATGGCATCGTCCGAGTAGGTGGTCGAGTAGACAAAGCCTTAGTCTCGTATGAGACCAGACATCCCGCATTACTTCCGAGAGAACACTGGATATCTCTTCTCATAACACGCCAGGTACACCAATGTGGGCACACAGCAGTAGCAGCAACAGTAGCGAAGACAAGAAGAAGGTTCTGGATCCTTAAAGCCCACGATCTTGCCAAATCAGTGAAGTTTCGATGCGTGTTCTGCCGTGAAATGCAAGCGAAGGCCGAATCTCAAGTTATGGCTGAATTACCTGTATGCCGTCTGGCACCTTTCACACCGCCGTTTTATTACACGTCCTGCGATTACTTTGGCCCGTACCATGTTAAAGTTGGTCGTAACAAAACAACCAAGTACTATGGAGTCATTTTTACTTGTTTGAACACTAGAGCAGTTCACCTGGAGCTTGCAGTAGACAGCTCAACCATGGAATTTATTCAAGTACTCCGAAGATTCTTCTCCGTGAGAGGGCAACCCAGCCTCATGATAAGCGACAATGGATCCCAGTTCATTGGAGCAGAGCGACTGTTGAAGGAATTGATCAAAGGATGGGACATCGAGAAACTGCGTGAATTCTCAGCAGAGAAGGGGATTAAATGGCAATTTACGACACCGGCATCTCCACATCAGAACGGATGTGCGGAAGCGTTGGTGAAGAGCTGCAAAATGGCCCTAAAGAAAGCTATTGGCGAGCAAGTGTTGACACCCTTTGAGTTGTATACGTGCCTGTTGGAAGTGGCGAACCTCGTTAATCAACGTCCAATTGGGCGCATTCCAAACGACCCTGATGATGGATCATACCTTTGTCCGAATGACATACTGCTTGGGCGATCATCGTCTCACATGCCACAAGGCCCATTCAGAGAAACCAAGAATCCACGTCTCCGAGTTGAATTTGTTCAGAAGATTGTGGACTCGTTTTGGAAGCGGTGGACAAGGGATGTGTTTCCGTCGTTGATTCCACGAAAGAAATGGAACGCAGAGAAACGAAATGTTCGAGTAGACGACTTTGTGATAGTTCAAACTCCGAATGCAATTCGTGGAAACTGGAACATCGGTCGAATCGTAGACGTCTACCCTGGACAAGATGGCAAAGTCCGAAACGTCAGAGTAAAGACCACTGCTGGAGTGTACGACAGACCGGTTACAAAGATTGCAGTGCTACACCCCGCAGAAGGTTACGAGTAAAGATGAGGAACACTCCCTCATCGGGGTGGAGTGTGTGTCGCTGaacattcagctttgtttttatgAGTTTGGTTAAACGCGCGCG
The genomic region above belongs to Montipora capricornis isolate CH-2021 chromosome 5, ASM3666992v2, whole genome shotgun sequence and contains:
- the LOC138048501 gene encoding uncharacterized protein, whose amino-acid sequence is MTERLLKETKINRRNAKAALTRAGKSLRHLIESKRPGKEVRDVLSKVQEAYEKLIEKHEEFTKLIEDEKEFEEQEAWLEESQYMFLRLETDTKLYLESTEALPKELRVEDSYRNDVENNYEDTISRELIQSRITRSDNAASISLTTAELNNVANNVSILNEPDKESSECVEVIKNETCSFKMEKPKMPKFSGDVREYAIFRSDFKHAIEARYTKRDAITFLRTCLQGKPLDLIKGIGSDYDAAWEYLDSIYGDPRFVSDTITQDIVKFRPIRDGEDARFCDLVHLVKRCYNTLKDVGLPSDMDNSHMLSLIEQKMCVDDRKVWSRDLEKTNQPATLLGLMTWMTAEMKSRMRATAPLRTGSSHHTIHHVNVTAGSRSETKSGSHRCWICKTQAHWTDECQIFLALNPEERIKIAQENHACFSCLKRAGRDHKLITCSRRKRCTETENGIQCRQYHHPLLHKRNVTNVRASISSMTEKSEALLPVISASIGGRDGLYKHANVLLDSGAQLSLIRFETAEILGLEGKNVSITITKVGGEEEEMTTKVFKVKVTSLDDQKTFTVQAIGIPCISDDVVDIKTRDIAERLNLKKEDLYRGKGPVDLLIGIDHARMHTGETRQAGHLVARKSPLGWVVFGGTSQDAPEASRTLHVKYTSPVDLTDFWTTEAMGVAITPCLCPANKLSQIEREEAKIIESSCQKNGNQWVVSYPWKRDPALLPDNKSQAIKKLEATERRLMKNPEHAQAYDKQMVEMNEMAFSRKLSKEEFEGYRGPVHYISHHEVLRPESKSTPVRIVFNSSAVFRGHRLNDYWMKGPDLLNDLFGVVLRFRENEIAFIGDISKMYHRIRIPEADQHVHRFLWRNLQTDREPDVYVKTVLTFGDKPAPAMAQIALRKTADEAREDFPEAAQVLKDNTYMDDICDSVCTEEKARELTKCIDSVLETGGFKVKGWLSNKANSKTDQEERKEAAILQGVNEEKVLGVVWNSHTDMFTLKVKPELLLSQEPAMLSKRTILSQVARIYDPIGFASAFLIRAKIGLQELWEKGVGWDEKLPSETQEKWTNLFQEMKSLNGTSFERCLTPPYAVGRPVLCVFSDASEDAFGSCAYARWQLSSGEYDVRFIAAKSRVAPLKRLTIPRLELQGAVLASRLCKTIVDESRFQFEKVILFLDSKIVLAWIRSEARRFKPFVSARVGEIQTNTDPSQWKHIPGEMNVADDVSRGIPVRNLVESSQAGES